From the bacterium genome, one window contains:
- a CDS encoding prepilin-type N-terminal cleavage/methylation domain-containing protein: protein MLSKLRSKKGFTLIELMIVVAIIGILAAIAIPNFLKFQAKSKTAEARTNLAAIFTGETSFFSEANVFGDFSGIGWGPTGTPRYHYTLDAGVGPAVNATNVGADASALANVGWAGNFNGQNAALASYAPNLDTTAGNSHYTAGAIGQVDNDTDADCWAINEDRNLVWTASDI from the coding sequence ATGTTGAGCAAGTTGCGCAGCAAGAAGGGGTTCACCCTGATCGAACTGATGATCGTCGTCGCGATCATCGGCATCCTCGCCGCGATCGCCATCCCGAACTTCCTCAAGTTCCAGGCGAAGTCGAAGACGGCGGAGGCCCGGACCAACCTGGCCGCCATCTTTACCGGCGAAACATCCTTCTTCAGCGAAGCGAATGTGTTCGGTGATTTCAGCGGCATCGGGTGGGGTCCCACAGGGACGCCGAGGTACCACTACACTTTGGATGCCGGCGTAGGCCCTGCCGTTAACGCGACCAACGTCGGTGCCGATGCCAGTGCCTTGGCCAACGTCGGGTGGGCCGGGAACTTCAACGGCCAGAATGCCGCGCTCGCCAGCTACGCTCCCAACCTCGATACGACCGCAGGCAATTCGCACTACACCGCCGGCGCGATCGGACAGGTCGACAACGACACCGATGCAGACTGCTGGGCGATCAACGAGGATCGCAACCTGGTCTGGACGGCGAGTGACATCTAA
- a CDS encoding ABC transporter ATP-binding protein, translating into MGTDENVVEVEGVTKSYPSGFWRRRVRVLIDISFSVRRNEIVGFLGPNGAGKTTTIKILNGLATPDAGRISIFGEPIAGRRDHRRRIGYMPEQPYFYEYLTGEEFLVLCGRLTGMNGRDIRRKTGELLDRVGLSGAEGKSIRKYSKGMVQRLGLAQALLHEPELVILDEPMSGLDPMGRMEVRSLIHGLKKAGKTVFFSSHIIADVEALCDRVVMIDKGRKVAEGTVEELVGGEVQYVEVVFSPLPDPTAAAAMSVPAELGAVQGDTLVLRAKDHTEADRWVGRMKEAGIPLSSLLPVKRKLEDIYVERLGSRDGKVAGRDA; encoded by the coding sequence ATGGGAACCGATGAGAACGTGGTCGAGGTAGAAGGGGTTACCAAGTCCTACCCTTCCGGTTTTTGGCGAAGGCGCGTACGCGTTCTGATCGACATCTCCTTTTCGGTACGACGGAACGAGATCGTGGGCTTTCTTGGTCCGAACGGTGCAGGAAAAACCACCACCATCAAGATCCTGAACGGACTGGCCACGCCGGACGCGGGGCGGATCTCGATCTTCGGGGAGCCGATCGCCGGACGGAGGGACCATCGGCGAAGGATCGGGTATATGCCCGAGCAACCCTACTTCTACGAATACCTTACCGGGGAGGAGTTTCTCGTCCTTTGCGGTCGCCTCACGGGGATGAACGGCCGGGATATCCGGCGGAAAACCGGTGAGTTGCTTGATCGGGTCGGTCTTTCCGGCGCGGAAGGGAAGTCCATACGGAAGTATTCGAAGGGGATGGTGCAGCGGCTGGGGCTGGCCCAGGCGCTCCTCCACGAGCCGGAGTTGGTGATCCTGGACGAGCCGATGTCCGGTCTCGATCCAATGGGCCGGATGGAAGTCCGTTCCCTGATCCACGGATTGAAGAAGGCGGGGAAGACGGTTTTCTTCAGCTCCCATATCATCGCCGATGTGGAGGCGCTGTGCGACCGCGTGGTCATGATCGACAAGGGAAGGAAGGTCGCCGAGGGTACCGTGGAGGAGCTGGTGGGCGGCGAGGTCCAGTACGTCGAGGTTGTATTCTCCCCTCTCCCGGATCCGACGGCCGCGGCGGCGATGAGCGTCCCCGCCGAACTCGGGGCGGTACAGGGAGATACTCTCGTGCTTCGCGCGAAGGACCACACCGAGGCGGACCGCTGGGTCGGCAGGATGAAGGAGGCCGGAATCCCGCTGAGTTCCCTCCTGCCCGTAAAGCGCAAGCTGGAAGATATTTACGTGGAGCGATTGGGAAGCCGGGATGGGAAGGTGGCGGGACGCGATGCATAG
- a CDS encoding O-antigen ligase family protein yields the protein MGTFLIRLSVFTLFALYLLRHDAVVVRPTGPDLLVLALWALSAAFLARPGYPWISYQWFLHHSAAVLLYLCLRAVPGNGEEVFTVAGKFLLAAAAFELGLVLYQRFALGSPRPEGTLQNPNFLAEFLLYGGIAAFFAVSGTRKGAFARWRYPAMLGVFAAAVFLTRSRAAAIVAVAAWGYLLSRRYGASKSLALVALLVLGLLLVPNPLADRFRGTGDPFAYDRIVMWKAAWRIFLDHPLGVGVGHFKYYWHLVRDPVEGGIVRYLKDTWTPHSEFLSILSELGLPGGAAFLGLGAAGWIGLRRMRNDDVVPAGALMILFASFLHSFIDFNYHVFGLLLLSASALAAAGSLWKPLREYELRLAGPVRVAGLGILVAMAVYTGMVYAGNVMESRGERAVKAGRLAEAGLSFERAASTDPWRATAPDQASAVLFRRYEEEKKEEFLGRAIEWEMEAHLRNPLEYRYAERLGFLYAKAAGGFVRGGRAMMLEAALRSYDQAILRNPHSAPLKLRKALLLRAVRGNDTSRILVEEILREEPRYAKAWVTLGEFLEGSDPKRAVTAYENAVAIVTRYNTAANDAVEKEFLEVNVRDVGSRIRRLRGEEERGE from the coding sequence TTGGGTACTTTCCTGATCCGTCTTTCCGTTTTCACGCTCTTCGCCCTATACCTCCTGCGGCACGACGCGGTCGTGGTTCGCCCGACCGGACCGGATCTGCTCGTGCTCGCGCTATGGGCCCTTTCCGCCGCGTTCCTCGCGCGTCCGGGGTATCCGTGGATCTCCTACCAGTGGTTCCTCCACCACTCGGCCGCCGTGCTCCTGTACCTCTGCCTGCGTGCGGTGCCGGGGAATGGAGAGGAGGTCTTCACCGTTGCGGGGAAATTCCTCCTTGCTGCCGCGGCGTTCGAGCTCGGGTTGGTGTTATACCAGCGGTTCGCATTGGGGAGTCCCCGGCCGGAGGGAACCTTGCAGAACCCGAATTTCCTGGCGGAGTTCCTCTTGTACGGGGGGATCGCGGCTTTCTTCGCCGTATCGGGGACAAGGAAGGGGGCCTTCGCGCGGTGGAGGTACCCCGCGATGCTCGGCGTCTTCGCAGCTGCCGTTTTCCTGACCCGGTCCCGAGCGGCGGCGATCGTCGCGGTCGCGGCATGGGGGTACCTGCTGTCAAGGCGGTACGGCGCATCGAAATCGCTGGCCCTTGTCGCGCTCCTTGTCCTGGGGCTCCTCCTCGTCCCCAATCCGCTGGCGGATCGCTTCCGGGGGACCGGCGACCCGTTTGCGTATGACCGGATCGTGATGTGGAAGGCGGCATGGCGGATCTTCCTCGACCACCCGCTGGGGGTCGGGGTGGGACACTTCAAGTATTATTGGCACCTGGTACGAGATCCCGTGGAGGGCGGGATCGTGCGATACCTGAAGGACACCTGGACCCCCCATAGCGAGTTTCTCTCCATCCTCTCGGAACTTGGCCTACCCGGCGGTGCCGCGTTCCTCGGACTCGGCGCGGCGGGGTGGATCGGTCTGCGGCGCATGCGAAACGACGATGTCGTTCCGGCGGGGGCGCTGATGATCCTGTTTGCCTCCTTCCTGCACTCCTTTATCGATTTCAATTATCACGTATTCGGGCTGCTCCTCCTGTCCGCGTCCGCGCTTGCGGCGGCGGGTTCCCTGTGGAAGCCGCTTCGCGAGTACGAGCTTCGGCTTGCGGGGCCGGTACGGGTGGCCGGCTTGGGAATCCTTGTCGCGATGGCGGTATACACCGGGATGGTCTACGCAGGGAATGTGATGGAATCGCGAGGCGAACGGGCCGTAAAAGCCGGTCGGCTCGCGGAGGCGGGCCTCTCGTTCGAGCGGGCGGCGTCGACGGACCCATGGCGGGCCACCGCCCCGGATCAGGCGTCCGCGGTCCTGTTCCGCAGGTACGAGGAGGAGAAGAAGGAGGAGTTCCTCGGGCGGGCGATCGAGTGGGAGATGGAGGCCCACCTGCGGAATCCTCTGGAATACCGGTACGCGGAGCGCCTCGGGTTTCTCTACGCGAAGGCGGCGGGAGGATTCGTAAGGGGAGGTCGTGCCATGATGCTGGAGGCTGCATTGCGCTCCTACGACCAGGCCATCCTGCGGAACCCGCATAGCGCGCCGCTGAAGCTCCGGAAAGCGCTCCTCCTTCGGGCGGTCAGAGGGAACGACACGAGCCGCATCCTTGTCGAGGAGATCCTCCGGGAAGAACCGCGATACGCGAAGGCGTGGGTGACTCTGGGAGAGTTCCTCGAGGGGAGCGATCCGAAAAGAGCCGTTACCGCATACGAAAATGCCGTTGCGATCGTTACGAGGTACAATACTGCGGCAAACGATGCGGTCGAAAAGGAATTTCTGGAAGTGAACGTGAGGGACGTAGGTTCACGGATCCGGCGGTTGCGCGGGGAGGAGGAGCGCGGGGAGTGA
- a CDS encoding FAD-dependent oxidoreductase yields the protein MILVLGGGITGLAAARTLAAAGEDFLVIEAEADPGGWCRSIRSGRYLFDRSGHFLHLADPRMREWILDLPGISWETVARDARVFLRGKTTPYPFQANLCGHTPDFIRRCLSDFAAERIRDAVTGPVEPKNLEEWLLRRFGKAMCREFFFPYNRKMWRTSLRGLGYEWTSWSVPVPGFEDLLAGARGETRTGMGYNPSFLYPRSGGIGALVSALSTGVGGRVRTSTRILRLDLRKKVARSAGDEAFHFDAAISTIPLPAMVRSCTHLPSGVRAAASALRWVKVLCVNLGVRASAATRGHWIYVPERAYPFFRAGFLSNVSAAAAPKGCASMFVETSFPSGARVNVREEVRKAADGLRRMGILRPGRGPDVEEPVLLDPAYVVFDPARDAAVRRVREHLREKGVFTAGRYGAWDYYGMEASMADGIRAARDAIRKVRGTSS from the coding sequence ATGATTCTCGTCCTCGGGGGAGGAATCACCGGACTGGCGGCGGCGAGAACGCTGGCGGCCGCGGGTGAGGATTTCCTTGTCATCGAGGCGGAGGCCGACCCCGGAGGATGGTGTCGTTCGATCCGGTCCGGGCGGTACCTGTTCGATCGGAGCGGCCATTTCCTCCACCTGGCCGATCCTCGCATGCGGGAGTGGATTCTCGATCTTCCCGGGATTTCGTGGGAGACGGTCGCGCGCGACGCCCGCGTGTTCCTTCGGGGGAAGACCACACCATACCCGTTTCAGGCCAATCTGTGCGGGCACACACCGGACTTTATCCGGAGATGCCTCTCCGATTTCGCCGCCGAGAGGATCCGGGATGCCGTGACCGGCCCGGTGGAACCGAAGAATCTGGAGGAGTGGCTTCTCCGGAGGTTCGGGAAGGCGATGTGCCGGGAATTCTTTTTCCCCTACAACCGGAAGATGTGGCGGACGTCACTTCGAGGATTGGGATATGAATGGACCTCCTGGTCGGTCCCCGTTCCGGGGTTCGAGGATCTGCTCGCCGGCGCCCGCGGGGAGACCCGAACGGGGATGGGGTACAACCCCTCCTTCCTCTACCCGCGCTCCGGCGGCATCGGCGCCCTTGTCTCGGCCCTTTCGACGGGGGTCGGCGGCCGGGTGCGCACCTCGACCCGGATTTTGCGGCTCGACCTGCGGAAGAAGGTGGCCCGGTCCGCCGGAGACGAGGCATTCCACTTCGACGCAGCCATTTCGACGATTCCCCTGCCGGCGATGGTCCGCTCCTGCACGCACCTCCCGTCCGGCGTTCGGGCGGCGGCCTCGGCCCTGCGGTGGGTAAAGGTCCTCTGCGTAAACCTGGGTGTCCGCGCCTCCGCGGCGACGCGCGGGCACTGGATCTACGTCCCGGAGCGGGCGTACCCGTTCTTCCGGGCCGGTTTCCTGTCGAATGTTTCCGCCGCCGCCGCGCCGAAGGGGTGCGCGTCGATGTTCGTGGAGACGAGCTTTCCCTCGGGTGCGCGCGTAAACGTCCGTGAGGAGGTCCGGAAGGCGGCGGACGGCCTGCGGCGGATGGGTATTCTTCGTCCCGGCCGGGGACCCGACGTCGAGGAACCCGTCCTTCTCGACCCCGCCTACGTCGTGTTCGATCCTGCCAGGGATGCGGCGGTACGGCGGGTGCGAGAGCATCTTCGGGAGAAGGGAGTCTTCACCGCGGGTCGGTACGGCGCCTGGGACTACTACGGAATGGAGGCGTCGATGGCGGACGGGATCCGCGCGGCCCGTGATGCCATCCGAAAGGTCCGGGGAACGTCCTCGTGA
- a CDS encoding ABC transporter permease — protein sequence MHRILFIALNTFRETIRNKILYVILAFSLLVIGLTLFLADLSVGDLARIVVDFGLASIHIFGVIMSIFLGITLVSQELDRKTVYVILAKPVRRWEFVVGKAMGLSLTLAITTAIMAMMLYFVHFGYRYGGSAESGIFVASAGIYLELVLLICLASMFSTFTTPVLSAIFTLAMFFIGHITNDLLVFGGQSKSPLVRHAAEAMFYLLPNLESFNWKNAVVYGEARALRPLLLSFGYFLSYSGGVLAMACLLFSRKDFK from the coding sequence ATGCATAGGATCCTGTTCATCGCCTTGAACACCTTCCGGGAAACGATCCGGAACAAGATCCTCTATGTCATTCTCGCGTTCTCGCTCCTTGTAATCGGGCTTACCTTGTTTCTTGCGGATCTGTCCGTTGGAGATCTCGCTCGCATCGTCGTGGACTTCGGGCTCGCGAGTATCCACATCTTCGGCGTCATCATGTCGATATTTCTCGGGATCACGCTTGTGAGCCAGGAACTGGACCGGAAGACCGTGTACGTGATCCTGGCCAAGCCGGTCCGTCGATGGGAATTTGTGGTAGGGAAAGCGATGGGGCTGAGCCTGACGCTCGCCATCACAACGGCCATCATGGCGATGATGCTGTACTTCGTTCATTTCGGATACCGGTACGGGGGCTCCGCCGAGTCCGGCATTTTCGTCGCCTCCGCGGGGATCTACCTCGAACTGGTCCTCCTGATCTGTCTCGCCTCCATGTTCTCCACGTTCACCACGCCGGTCTTGAGCGCCATTTTCACCCTCGCGATGTTCTTCATCGGTCACATCACGAACGACCTGCTCGTGTTCGGTGGACAGTCGAAATCTCCGCTGGTACGGCATGCGGCCGAGGCGATGTTCTACCTCCTCCCCAACCTGGAGAGCTTCAACTGGAAGAACGCGGTGGTGTACGGCGAGGCACGCGCGCTTCGGCCGTTGCTGCTGTCTTTCGGGTACTTCCTCTCGTACTCGGGGGGAGTGCTCGCAATGGCGTGTTTGCTGTTTTCCCGGAAGGATTTCAAGTGA
- a CDS encoding sigma-54 dependent transcriptional regulator, translated as MKEYVLVVDDEQSLRQVLELFFRKEGFEVDTASSLVDAEAAIESNAYDLVLTDLRMAGPDDGLKVLRAAVRKNPWTQVIVLTAFATVETAKDAIRYGAYDYLTKPFDNANLRKLVRAALARKEDDAGRRKALRESVRGTSAYEGIVGRSEAMLGVFELIDRVAPTDANVMILGESGTGKELVAAALHARSPRTAFPFVPINCAAIPETLIESELFGHVRGAFTGAVQTKKGLFETAHRGTLFLDEVGELPQTMQSKLLRSLQERSFRRVGGNEDISIDIRIVCASKRDLHREMVEGRFRDDLYFRLNVIQIFVPPLRDRREDIPALAAHFLQKFSEKHAKPMARIDGEAMRALLAYDFPGNVRELENLLERATIMETKNVISIGSLPPNVTKFVTMEAARVGVYQESFPEEGVFLDTEMDRMEKIHLLNALEKTGGNRTEAAKLLNISLRSIRYRLQKHGIE; from the coding sequence TTGAAGGAGTACGTCCTCGTCGTCGACGACGAGCAGAGCCTTCGGCAGGTGCTGGAGCTCTTCTTCCGGAAGGAAGGGTTCGAGGTCGACACGGCCTCCTCCCTCGTCGATGCGGAAGCCGCGATCGAGTCGAACGCGTACGACCTCGTCCTCACCGACCTGCGGATGGCGGGGCCCGACGATGGATTGAAGGTGCTTCGGGCCGCCGTCCGGAAGAATCCGTGGACCCAGGTGATCGTGCTGACCGCCTTCGCGACCGTGGAGACGGCGAAGGACGCGATCCGGTACGGGGCGTACGACTACCTCACCAAGCCGTTCGACAACGCGAACCTCCGGAAGCTGGTGCGGGCCGCCCTTGCGCGAAAGGAAGACGACGCCGGCCGCCGGAAGGCGCTGCGCGAATCGGTCCGGGGGACTTCCGCGTACGAGGGGATCGTCGGACGCAGCGAGGCGATGCTGGGGGTCTTCGAACTGATCGACCGGGTCGCCCCCACCGACGCCAACGTGATGATCCTGGGGGAGAGCGGAACGGGGAAAGAACTCGTGGCCGCCGCCCTCCACGCCCGAAGCCCAAGGACGGCGTTCCCCTTCGTCCCGATCAACTGCGCCGCCATCCCCGAGACGCTGATCGAGAGCGAGCTGTTCGGCCACGTTCGCGGCGCCTTCACCGGGGCCGTCCAGACGAAAAAGGGTCTCTTCGAGACGGCGCACCGCGGGACCCTTTTCCTCGACGAGGTCGGCGAGCTTCCCCAGACGATGCAGAGCAAGCTGCTGCGCTCCCTCCAGGAGCGGTCGTTCCGCCGGGTCGGCGGGAACGAGGACATCTCCATCGACATCCGGATCGTCTGCGCCTCGAAGCGGGACCTGCACCGGGAGATGGTCGAGGGGCGGTTCCGGGACGACCTTTACTTCCGTCTTAACGTCATCCAGATCTTCGTTCCCCCCTTGCGGGATCGGCGCGAGGACATCCCGGCGCTGGCCGCCCACTTCCTGCAGAAATTCTCGGAGAAGCACGCCAAACCGATGGCGCGGATCGACGGCGAGGCGATGCGGGCACTGCTGGCCTACGACTTCCCCGGCAACGTGCGGGAGTTGGAAAATCTGCTCGAGCGGGCTACGATCATGGAGACAAAAAATGTCATCTCGATCGGCTCCCTGCCTCCGAATGTGACAAAATTTGTCACCATGGAGGCGGCGAGGGTAGGCGTATATCAGGAATCATTCCCGGAAGAGGGGGTCTTTCTCGACACGGAGATGGACCGCATGGAAAAGATCCACCTGTTGAACGCCTTGGAAAAAACGGGGGGAAACCGAACCGAAGCCGCGAAATTGTTGAATATTTCCCTCCGGTCGATCCGGTACCGGTTGCAGAAGCACGGGATCGAATAG
- a CDS encoding glycosyltransferase produces the protein MKHDGTGRARVVHVITMLEWGGAQENTLHTVGHLDSGRYDRVLVAGKGGMLDGPARRIPGLRVILQDDLSREVRPARDAKAFLALRSILREEKRTAGCDPLVVHTHSSKAGILGRAAARAAGADAVVHSIHGFGFHDGQSKPTHALYVGLEKMASRWTDAFVAVSEENIRTGVKAGIFSRERCRLIRSGFDTARFLAGSRAEGRKILGIPEGVPVVGTVAVFKPQKAPLDFVETARRVGSEIPGSRFVMIGDGDLRGEAERAVAANGMSNRFSFLGWRPEIPDLMAAFDVFLLTSRWEGLPKVVPQALIAGCPVVATAVDGTREIVDPGADGVLAAPGDVEALARGVSDILAGRLRLDAAGKRGRLVREFDQDEMVRAQERLYAEILAGKGIPGWS, from the coding sequence GTGAAACACGACGGAACGGGGCGCGCCCGCGTGGTCCACGTCATCACGATGCTCGAGTGGGGCGGCGCGCAGGAGAACACCTTGCACACCGTGGGGCACCTCGATTCCGGGCGGTACGACCGCGTTCTGGTCGCCGGGAAAGGCGGGATGCTCGACGGGCCGGCGCGCCGGATCCCCGGTCTCCGGGTCATCCTGCAGGACGATCTTTCCCGCGAGGTTCGCCCCGCTCGCGACGCGAAGGCGTTCCTTGCGTTGCGATCGATCCTCCGGGAGGAGAAGCGCACGGCCGGATGTGATCCCCTGGTCGTGCACACCCATAGCTCCAAGGCGGGGATCCTCGGAAGAGCGGCTGCGCGTGCGGCGGGAGCGGACGCCGTAGTTCACTCCATCCACGGGTTCGGCTTCCACGACGGCCAATCGAAGCCGACGCACGCCCTCTACGTCGGGTTGGAGAAGATGGCGTCCCGCTGGACGGACGCGTTCGTCGCGGTGTCGGAGGAGAACATCCGGACCGGAGTGAAGGCGGGAATCTTTTCGCGCGAGCGATGCCGCCTGATCCGCAGCGGCTTCGACACGGCGAGATTCCTCGCTGGGTCCCGCGCGGAAGGCCGGAAGATCCTCGGGATTCCGGAAGGAGTCCCGGTGGTGGGAACGGTCGCGGTGTTCAAGCCGCAAAAAGCCCCGCTGGATTTCGTGGAGACGGCCCGGCGCGTGGGGTCGGAGATCCCCGGCTCGCGTTTCGTGATGATCGGCGACGGGGACCTGCGTGGAGAGGCGGAGCGGGCCGTCGCAGCGAACGGCATGTCGAACCGTTTTTCGTTCCTCGGCTGGCGCCCCGAGATCCCGGACTTGATGGCGGCCTTCGACGTCTTCCTTCTCACGTCACGATGGGAAGGTCTTCCGAAGGTCGTGCCGCAAGCGTTGATCGCGGGTTGTCCCGTGGTCGCCACCGCGGTCGACGGGACCCGGGAGATCGTCGATCCCGGGGCGGACGGGGTGCTTGCCGCACCCGGCGACGTAGAGGCCCTTGCCCGGGGGGTCTCGGACATCCTGGCGGGACGGCTTCGGCTGGATGCGGCCGGGAAACGCGGACGCCTGGTACGGGAGTTCGATCAGGACGAGATGGTTCGAGCGCAGGAGCGGCTTTATGCGGAAATCCTCGCGGGAAAGGGGATTCCTGGTTGGTCATGA
- a CDS encoding MraY family glycosyltransferase, whose product MPSSTGFLAAAASFLLSLLLALYLTPIFRDAARRFGIVDAPDGNLKTQKNPVPYLGGVAVFAAVLFPVSLFLQFSDKVSGLLLACSLIVLLGLIDDIGRLSPRVKLLVQVTAVFLMMKSGIRVRIETLPPLLCVALTFLWMIVMTNGFNLIDVMDGLAAGVATVSALGLAVVFVLQGERMGLILCLSLVGALLGFLRYNRPPAQIYLGDTGSLLIGFLLGGLAIEGDYTAWNPYGWFTVLAVFAVPLFEIVFVSWLRFRRGASIFAGSRDHFSLRLRRWKLTREQTVSASCVGAAVAGAVGLLGMRLDPFPSLFVYGFIGLLFLLVAMWLKTIDMGL is encoded by the coding sequence ATGCCGTCCAGCACCGGATTTCTTGCCGCTGCCGCCTCCTTCCTGCTCTCCCTTCTCCTTGCCCTGTACCTCACGCCGATCTTCCGGGACGCCGCGCGGCGGTTCGGGATCGTCGATGCCCCGGACGGGAATCTGAAAACCCAGAAGAATCCGGTTCCCTACCTTGGGGGGGTGGCGGTTTTCGCCGCGGTTCTCTTCCCCGTTTCCCTGTTCCTGCAGTTCAGCGACAAGGTTTCGGGGCTTCTCCTCGCGTGCTCCCTCATCGTCCTGCTCGGACTGATCGACGACATCGGCCGTCTTTCCCCTCGCGTCAAGCTGCTGGTCCAGGTGACTGCCGTATTCCTCATGATGAAATCCGGAATCCGTGTCCGCATAGAGACGCTCCCTCCGCTCCTCTGCGTCGCCCTCACGTTCCTGTGGATGATCGTGATGACGAACGGCTTCAACCTGATCGACGTGATGGACGGCCTTGCCGCGGGAGTGGCGACGGTCTCCGCCCTGGGGCTGGCCGTCGTGTTTGTCCTCCAGGGGGAACGGATGGGACTCATCCTGTGCCTCTCCCTGGTCGGCGCCCTCCTCGGTTTCCTCCGGTACAACCGGCCCCCGGCCCAGATCTATCTTGGGGACACCGGCTCGCTCCTGATCGGTTTTCTTCTCGGCGGGCTTGCCATCGAGGGGGATTACACGGCGTGGAACCCGTACGGCTGGTTCACCGTCCTTGCCGTCTTTGCCGTGCCCCTGTTCGAGATCGTCTTCGTCTCCTGGCTCCGTTTCCGCCGGGGCGCATCCATCTTCGCCGGCAGCCGGGACCACTTCAGTCTCCGGCTCCGTCGTTGGAAGCTGACCCGCGAGCAGACGGTTTCCGCCAGTTGCGTGGGCGCCGCCGTCGCCGGGGCCGTGGGGTTGCTGGGAATGAGATTGGACCCTTTCCCGTCCCTCTTCGTCTACGGATTCATCGGACTCCTGTTTCTGCTGGTTGCGATGTGGTTGAAAACGATCGACATGGGACTGTGA
- a CDS encoding prepilin peptidase, translating into MMAAAAFLVGACIGSFLNVVIHRLPRGESIVSPRSRCPGCGRAIRAWENIPIVSFIVLGGKCAGCGGAISWRYPAVELLTATGFASILLLDGPGIPLLRDLLFFSLLVPIAFIDIDHRIIPDELSLGGLAVGLLFSFLPGGEWKTSAAGALLGGGILYATAFLYEKVRGAEGMGGGDIKLLAMIGAFVGWRGALGTIFLGALLGALGGILAMRKGGEGLKTAIPFGPYLCVAALLSRYLGGWFWGMMQV; encoded by the coding sequence ATGATGGCGGCAGCGGCGTTCCTCGTGGGCGCGTGCATCGGATCTTTCCTGAACGTGGTGATCCATCGGTTGCCGCGAGGGGAGTCGATCGTGTCGCCCCGGTCGCGCTGCCCCGGCTGCGGCAGGGCGATCCGGGCGTGGGAGAATATCCCCATCGTGAGTTTCATCGTCCTCGGAGGGAAGTGCGCCGGGTGCGGGGGGGCGATCTCCTGGCGGTACCCGGCGGTCGAGCTGCTCACGGCGACCGGGTTCGCCTCGATCCTTCTTCTGGACGGCCCCGGGATCCCGCTGTTGCGCGACCTGCTCTTCTTCTCCCTCCTCGTGCCGATCGCCTTCATCGACATCGACCACCGGATCATCCCCGACGAACTCTCCCTCGGCGGGCTGGCCGTGGGGCTGCTCTTTTCCTTCCTCCCCGGCGGGGAGTGGAAAACGAGTGCCGCGGGTGCGCTGCTGGGAGGGGGGATCCTCTACGCGACGGCTTTCCTGTATGAGAAAGTGCGGGGAGCCGAAGGGATGGGCGGCGGCGACATCAAGCTCCTGGCGATGATCGGCGCCTTCGTCGGATGGCGCGGCGCGTTGGGCACGATCTTCCTTGGCGCCCTCCTCGGTGCGCTGGGGGGGATCCTGGCGATGCGAAAGGGAGGGGAAGGGCTGAAAACGGCGATCCCGTTCGGTCCGTACCTGTGCGTCGCCGCCCTTCTGTCCCGGTATCTCGGCGGGTGGTTCTGGGGAATGATGCAGGTCTGA